In a genomic window of Occallatibacter riparius:
- a CDS encoding sigma-54 interaction domain-containing protein: protein MQPLLSSGLGNEFQFFLDSTESGIRSLVEDEECTVVILDLNSREGPLKDRIESARRLIAAQITLLVLADDAVRVTANELVRSGAYSYCRRPPSLRDLRILLRRAHEAALRKQEFSSAQARLEEAAASRNLMIGDSEVMQRVNHLIDRVGNIDASVLINGESGTGKELVARAIHERGSRARRPFVAVACGAIPETLIEAELFGHEKGAFTGTAGAREGFLEQAGDGTLFLDEIGELSLYTQVKLLRVLQQREFSRLGSNRLIPLRARLLFATHRDLDEMVAQGRFRQDLYYRINVMKIETPALQEHSEDIPQIAMHFLSHYSQLFQKRMTAIEPEALALLQDYHWPGNVRELENVIQRAIILTPGTTLRAQDLPRNLHEEAVTNEEDCLAGGSFERQLRDYKIRLAENALRENNGNKTMAARSLCISRGYLHRLIRLAESDALISSATLEGAEI from the coding sequence TTGCAACCTCTGTTATCTTCCGGACTGGGAAACGAGTTCCAGTTCTTCCTCGATTCCACTGAGTCGGGGATTCGGAGTCTTGTCGAAGATGAAGAATGTACCGTCGTCATCCTCGATCTCAACTCCCGGGAGGGGCCCCTCAAGGATCGAATCGAGTCTGCCCGGCGCCTCATTGCAGCCCAGATCACGCTGCTGGTCCTGGCCGACGACGCTGTCCGAGTTACCGCGAACGAGCTGGTAAGGAGCGGGGCGTACAGCTATTGCCGCCGTCCACCCTCCCTTCGCGACCTTCGCATCCTTCTCCGCCGCGCCCATGAGGCTGCCCTCCGCAAGCAGGAGTTCAGCTCCGCCCAGGCACGGCTCGAAGAAGCCGCCGCCAGCCGCAACCTAATGATCGGCGACAGCGAAGTCATGCAGCGGGTCAACCATCTCATCGACCGCGTGGGAAATATCGACGCTTCCGTGCTCATCAACGGTGAAAGCGGCACGGGCAAGGAACTGGTCGCGCGCGCGATTCACGAGCGCGGATCGCGGGCGCGCCGCCCGTTCGTTGCGGTAGCCTGCGGCGCCATCCCTGAAACCCTCATTGAGGCCGAACTGTTCGGGCATGAAAAAGGGGCTTTCACCGGAACGGCCGGCGCCCGCGAAGGCTTTCTCGAGCAGGCCGGTGACGGCACCCTCTTCCTCGACGAAATCGGCGAGCTCAGTCTCTATACGCAGGTGAAGCTGCTCCGCGTCCTTCAGCAGCGCGAGTTTAGCCGCCTGGGCAGCAACCGGCTAATTCCGCTTCGGGCGCGGCTTCTCTTCGCTACTCATCGCGACTTGGACGAGATGGTCGCACAAGGCCGGTTCCGGCAGGATCTCTACTACCGCATCAATGTAATGAAAATTGAGACCCCCGCCCTGCAGGAACACTCCGAAGACATCCCGCAGATCGCAATGCACTTCCTCAGCCACTACAGCCAGCTCTTCCAGAAAAGGATGACCGCCATCGAACCCGAGGCCCTCGCCCTTCTCCAGGACTACCACTGGCCAGGTAATGTGCGAGAGCTGGAAAACGTTATCCAGCGCGCCATAATCCTTACTCCCGGCACCACCCTTCGCGCCCAGGACCTGCCCCGCAATCTGCATGAAGAGGCCGTCACCAACGAAGAGGATTGCCTGGCCGGCGGATCCTTCGAGCGCCAGCTCCGTGACTACAAGATCCGCCTGGCGGAAAACGCCCTCCGCGAGAACAACGGCAATAAGACGATGGCGGCCCGCAGCCTCTGCATCTCGCGCGGCTACCTCCACCGCCTCATTCGCCTCGCCGAATCAGATGCGCTCATCTCCTCAGCAACCCTTGAAGGTGCGGAAATATAG
- a CDS encoding M1 family metallopeptidase, whose protein sequence is MRNISAPFWHALSAAAVALLFTVSATESSAERLPQNVKPEHYVLTLTPDLKAATFAGVERIDVEVKQPTKTITLNSAEIEFQAVTVKAGGKEQTATVATDKEKEQTTFTVPQEIATGKASVSIHYTGILNNELRGFYLSKTAKRNYAVTQFESTDARRAYPSFDEPALKATYDVTLVVDKGDTAISNSEIESDTPGPGADKHTLKFGTTPKMSTYLVAFLVGDFQCTGGEQDGVKIRVCATPDKVQLTHYGVDVAKYVLHYYNDYFGIPYPLKKLDLIGLPDFEAGAMENFGAITYRETALLIDEKTASVGAKKEVAQVIAHEMAHQWFGDLVTMAWWDNLWLNEGFATWMEMKPVEAMHPEWNIDQAEAAGLDGVLDLDAQPTTRAIRAKADTREEIEQMFDGISYGKAGAVLNMVENYEGRETFRKGVHNYLAAHEYANATAEDFWGAQTAASHKPIDKIMDSFVAQAGAPLLTFGDPTGGKVEVSQRRFFLSPSIKPDAAQKWTIPVCFKAANGQDCQVMTPESTSLSVPAGSLFFANAGGRGFYRSAYPADKYAALVKQVETGLKPTERINLIGDEWAQVRADKATVGDYLNLVSAVKSDGNAEVIANALSGVGSIYSRVAATKEEQERLGAWIRNTFSDEYAKLGPPAESDSPNKRELRATLMRTLGGFGKDPKVIQQAKEIAEKYIADPGSQDATLAQTATAIAAQHGDAALFDKLQHVFETSTDPEMQEASLAMLAMFQEPALEQRAMDYALTDKVRKQDAAFQFAIALQSAETRDRAWQYVKEHWEAVRGLLTPELGAALVSSTSTFCSADARQDVEQFFTAHKVASADQTLKHAVERINGCIEFRGLQQANLTKWLGTQGMANGQ, encoded by the coding sequence ATGCGAAACATTTCTGCTCCCTTCTGGCATGCGCTGAGCGCGGCTGCTGTTGCGTTGCTGTTCACTGTGTCGGCAACGGAAAGCAGCGCGGAACGCCTTCCGCAGAACGTGAAGCCGGAACACTACGTGCTGACGCTGACTCCCGATTTGAAGGCTGCCACGTTCGCGGGCGTGGAGCGGATCGACGTGGAGGTGAAGCAGCCGACGAAGACCATCACGCTCAACTCGGCCGAGATCGAGTTTCAGGCTGTGACGGTGAAGGCCGGCGGCAAGGAGCAGACGGCGACGGTTGCAACGGACAAGGAGAAGGAGCAGACGACCTTCACGGTGCCGCAGGAAATTGCAACGGGCAAGGCATCGGTGTCGATTCATTACACGGGGATTCTGAACAACGAACTGCGGGGCTTCTATCTCTCGAAGACTGCCAAGCGCAATTATGCCGTGACGCAGTTTGAGTCGACGGACGCGCGGCGGGCGTATCCGAGCTTTGATGAGCCGGCGCTGAAGGCGACCTACGATGTGACCCTGGTCGTCGATAAGGGCGATACGGCGATCTCGAACAGCGAGATTGAGAGCGACACGCCGGGGCCGGGCGCGGACAAGCACACGCTGAAGTTCGGCACGACGCCGAAGATGTCGACGTATCTTGTGGCGTTCCTGGTGGGTGATTTCCAGTGCACGGGCGGCGAGCAGGATGGAGTGAAGATCCGGGTGTGCGCAACGCCGGACAAGGTGCAGTTGACGCATTATGGCGTGGATGTTGCGAAGTACGTGCTGCACTACTACAACGACTACTTCGGAATTCCCTATCCGCTGAAGAAGCTCGATTTGATCGGGCTGCCGGATTTCGAAGCGGGTGCGATGGAGAACTTCGGGGCGATCACCTATCGCGAGACGGCGCTGCTGATCGATGAGAAGACGGCATCCGTGGGTGCAAAGAAGGAAGTGGCGCAAGTGATTGCGCACGAGATGGCGCACCAGTGGTTCGGCGACCTGGTGACGATGGCCTGGTGGGACAATCTCTGGTTGAATGAAGGCTTCGCGACGTGGATGGAGATGAAGCCGGTGGAGGCGATGCATCCCGAGTGGAACATCGACCAGGCGGAAGCCGCGGGACTGGACGGAGTGTTGGACCTGGATGCGCAACCGACGACACGGGCAATTCGCGCTAAGGCCGATACGCGGGAAGAGATCGAGCAGATGTTCGACGGCATCTCGTACGGCAAAGCCGGTGCGGTGCTCAACATGGTTGAGAACTACGAGGGCCGCGAGACGTTCCGCAAGGGCGTGCACAACTACCTGGCCGCGCATGAGTACGCGAACGCGACGGCCGAGGACTTCTGGGGAGCGCAGACCGCGGCAAGCCACAAACCGATCGACAAGATCATGGACAGCTTTGTGGCCCAAGCGGGAGCGCCGCTGTTGACGTTTGGTGATCCGACGGGCGGGAAGGTCGAGGTATCGCAGCGGCGGTTCTTTCTGAGTCCGAGCATCAAGCCGGATGCGGCGCAGAAGTGGACGATCCCTGTTTGCTTCAAAGCTGCTAATGGCCAAGACTGCCAGGTGATGACGCCAGAGTCGACCAGTCTAAGCGTTCCGGCGGGTTCGCTGTTCTTCGCCAATGCGGGTGGCCGCGGCTTCTATCGGAGCGCGTATCCGGCGGACAAGTACGCGGCCCTGGTGAAGCAGGTCGAGACGGGTCTGAAGCCGACGGAGCGCATCAATTTGATCGGCGATGAGTGGGCGCAGGTGCGTGCCGACAAGGCCACGGTGGGCGACTACCTGAATCTGGTGAGCGCAGTGAAGAGTGACGGAAATGCCGAGGTGATCGCGAACGCGCTGAGCGGGGTGGGAAGCATCTACTCGCGCGTGGCGGCGACCAAGGAGGAGCAGGAGCGGCTGGGTGCGTGGATTCGGAATACCTTCTCGGACGAATATGCGAAGCTGGGGCCGCCGGCGGAGAGCGATTCACCGAACAAGCGCGAGTTACGGGCAACGTTGATGCGCACGCTGGGCGGTTTTGGCAAGGATCCGAAGGTGATTCAGCAGGCGAAGGAGATTGCCGAGAAGTACATTGCCGATCCGGGGTCGCAGGATGCAACGCTGGCGCAGACGGCTACCGCGATTGCGGCTCAGCATGGAGATGCGGCCCTGTTCGACAAGCTGCAGCACGTTTTTGAGACATCGACCGACCCCGAGATGCAGGAGGCGTCGCTGGCGATGCTGGCGATGTTCCAGGAACCGGCGCTGGAACAGAGGGCGATGGATTATGCGCTGACGGATAAAGTGCGGAAGCAGGATGCAGCGTTCCAGTTTGCTATTGCGCTGCAGAGCGCCGAGACACGCGATCGGGCGTGGCAGTACGTGAAGGAACATTGGGAAGCGGTCCGCGGGCTGCTGACGCCGGAGCTGGGCGCGGCGCTGGTGAGCTCAACGTCCACGTTCTGCTCGGCGGACGCGCGCCAAGATGTCGAGCAGTTTTTCACGGCGCATAAGGTAGCATCGGCCGATCAGACGCTGAAGCACGCAGTGGAGCGGATCAATGGATGCATTGAGTTCCGCGGCCTGCAGCAGGCGAATCTGACCAAGTGGCTCGGGACGCAGGGGATGGCGAACGGGCAATAG
- a CDS encoding aldehyde dehydrogenase (NADP(+)) codes for MELTGLSFLGNKRGATGGRTFQAANPASGEAVGPVYHSATVAELDQAVRLAAEAFESYSKASGKGKAAFLRRCADGFDARKQELAERANLETALPITPRLVGEIARTAGQLRLFASMVEEGSWVQARIDPALPERQPLPRVDLRSMLRPLGPVAVFGASNFPLAFSVAGGDTASALAAGCPVVVKAHPAHPGTSEIAAEIISEAVAAEGLHRGVFTMVYDAGVEIGSALVQHPLIKAVAFTGSLKAGRALMDLAAARPTPIPCFTEMSSGNPVFVLPSALRKGPAELAKNLFGSVTLGAGQMCTKPGIVLVPEAAEGQQFFEELKSLVEKAQPFTLLTAGIAKAYGSATNERAGQIPLAAAAAVAEAPGFAAHSKLFTVRLDKLIGQPELADEIFGPDTLLVHCDTTQDYVRAARSLDGHLTASILGDEEDLIAHRELVEVLEQKAGRLIVNGFPTGVEVAHAMVHGGPYPSTSDPRFTSVGSQAIYRFAKPVCFQNFPQALLPAELQDANPLGIRRLRDGNPE; via the coding sequence ATGGAACTAACTGGACTGTCCTTCCTCGGCAACAAGCGCGGTGCGACCGGCGGCCGCACGTTTCAGGCTGCGAACCCTGCAAGCGGCGAAGCTGTTGGACCGGTGTACCACTCGGCGACTGTCGCTGAACTGGATCAAGCGGTGCGGCTGGCGGCGGAAGCCTTCGAGAGCTACTCGAAGGCTTCGGGCAAAGGGAAGGCGGCCTTTCTGCGGCGTTGCGCTGACGGATTCGACGCGCGGAAGCAGGAACTGGCCGAGCGGGCGAATCTAGAGACGGCTCTGCCGATCACGCCGCGGCTAGTGGGCGAAATCGCCCGGACGGCGGGACAATTGCGGTTGTTTGCGTCGATGGTCGAAGAAGGATCGTGGGTGCAGGCGCGGATTGACCCTGCGCTGCCGGAGCGGCAGCCGCTTCCGCGGGTGGATTTGCGGTCGATGCTGAGGCCGCTGGGCCCGGTGGCGGTGTTCGGAGCGAGCAACTTTCCGCTGGCGTTTTCGGTGGCAGGCGGCGATACGGCGTCGGCTCTGGCGGCGGGATGCCCGGTGGTGGTGAAGGCGCATCCGGCACATCCGGGGACAAGTGAGATTGCGGCCGAGATCATCAGCGAAGCCGTCGCGGCTGAGGGACTGCATCGGGGCGTGTTCACCATGGTCTACGATGCAGGCGTTGAGATTGGATCGGCGCTGGTGCAGCACCCGCTTATCAAGGCTGTCGCATTCACTGGCTCCTTGAAGGCAGGGCGGGCGCTGATGGACCTGGCGGCTGCACGGCCGACGCCGATTCCCTGCTTCACGGAGATGTCGAGCGGCAATCCGGTGTTTGTGCTGCCCAGCGCACTGCGCAAAGGGCCAGCGGAGCTGGCGAAGAACCTGTTTGGATCGGTGACGCTGGGCGCGGGCCAGATGTGCACCAAGCCCGGAATCGTGCTGGTACCCGAGGCTGCGGAGGGACAGCAATTCTTCGAGGAACTCAAATCGCTGGTCGAGAAGGCGCAGCCGTTCACGCTTCTTACGGCGGGAATTGCTAAGGCTTACGGCAGCGCGACCAATGAGCGGGCCGGGCAGATTCCGCTGGCGGCCGCCGCGGCCGTTGCGGAGGCGCCCGGGTTCGCGGCTCATTCGAAGCTGTTCACCGTGCGCCTGGACAAGCTTATCGGGCAGCCGGAGCTCGCCGACGAGATCTTCGGGCCGGACACCCTGCTTGTGCATTGCGACACGACGCAGGACTACGTGCGGGCGGCGCGCTCGCTAGACGGGCACCTGACAGCATCGATCCTGGGGGATGAGGAGGACCTGATCGCGCATCGTGAGCTGGTTGAGGTGCTGGAGCAGAAAGCGGGACGGCTCATCGTCAACGGCTTCCCGACGGGCGTCGAGGTGGCACATGCGATGGTGCATGGCGGGCCTTATCCATCTACCTCTGACCCGCGGTTTACGTCAGTGGGATCGCAGGCGATCTATCGGTTTGCCAAGCCGGTGTGCTTCCAGAACTTTCCGCAGGCTCTGCTTCCGGCCGAGTTGCAGGATGCGAATCCATTGGGGATTCGGCGGCTGCGGGATGGGAATCCGGAGTAG